A window of Diabrotica virgifera virgifera chromosome 9, PGI_DIABVI_V3a contains these coding sequences:
- the LOC126892875 gene encoding uncharacterized protein LOC126892875 — translation MSSVKIVLSEKGKQLIVLNGFKYRFHKFLKNNDKRWMCCAQTREKCKAFLKTQNDNVVTEIRDEHNHSELNEDALKRQMLSNSLKRKAREDIGERSMKILQKELRNGDISTLTTKDVALVRKNMYNARGSLLPKLPKNFEEAIQQSVTEVWTNVSLKCCRFHLGQSWWRKIQALGLTSLYKDKESDVGKYLTYCFGMPFLNPEDVGDCFVEALSSIQPQNHRIVEFADYLVDNYVSNRLSFRQKYGRRCQAVYNGRRTHVRVFIPGLTRHFILLILIFFNF, via the exons ATGAGTTCAGTGAAAATTGTTCTTAGTGAAAAAGGAAAACAATTGATTGTGTTAAATGGCTTCAAATATCGTTTTCacaaatttttaaagaataaCGACAAGCGTTGGATGTGTTGTGCGCAGACGagagaaaaatgtaaagcatttttaaaaaccCAAAATGACAACGTAGTGACTGAAATTCGGGATGAACACAACCATAGCGAATTAAACGAAGATGCACTTAAGCGTCAAATGTTAAGTAACTCCTTAAAACGAAAGGCCAGAGAAGACATCGGTGAAAGATCTATGAAAATTTTGCAAAAGGAATTACGAAATGGAGATATTAGTACCTTGACTACCAAAGACGTGGCATTGGttcgaaaaaatatgtataaCGCCCGAGGATCTCTTCTGCCTAAATTACCAAAAA ATTTTGAAGAAGCAATTCAGCAAAGTGTCACTGAAGTTTGGACTAATGTTTCATTGAAGTGCTGCCGATTCCATTTAGGACAATCCTG gTGGCGCAAAATTCAGGCACTAGGTTTAACATCCTTATACAAAGACAAAGAGAGTGATGTAGGAAAATATTTAACATACTGCTTTGGAATGCCATTTCTCAACCCAGAAGATGTAGGAGATTGTTTTGTTGAAGCTTTATCATCAATACAGCCACAAAATCATAGAATAGTAGAATTTGCGGACTATCTGGTCGATAATTATGTCTCAAATCGGCTAAGTTTCCGCCAGAAATATGGGCGGAGATGTCAAGCAGTTTACAACGGACGACGAACGCATGTGAGAGTTTTCATTCCAGGTTTAACTCGTCATTTTATTTTGCTCATcctcatatttttcaatttttaa